Proteins co-encoded in one Camelus bactrianus isolate YW-2024 breed Bactrian camel chromosome 6, ASM4877302v1, whole genome shotgun sequence genomic window:
- the RTN1 gene encoding reticulon-1 isoform X3: protein MQATADSTKMDCVWSNWKSQAIDLLYWRDIKQTGIVFGSFLLLLFSLTQFSVVSVVAYLALAALSATISFRIYKSVLQAVQKTDEGHPFKAYLELEITLSQEQIQKYTDCLQFYVNNTLKELRRLFLVQDLVDSLKFAVLMWLLTYVGALFNGLTLLLMAVVSMFTLPVVYVKHQAQIDQYLGLVRTHINAVVAKIQAKIPGAKRHAE, encoded by the exons CTATCGACCTGCTGTACTGGAGGGACATCAAACAGACGGGGATCGTGTTTGGGAGcttcctgctgctgcttttctctcTGACCCAGTTCAGCGTGGTGAGCGTCGTGGCCTACCTGGCCCTCGCTGCACTCTCGGCCACCATCAGTTTCCGCATCTACAAGTCTGTTTTACAAGCTGTGCAGAAAACCGACGAGGGCCACCCTTTCAA GGCCTACTTGGAGCTCGAGATCACCCTGTCTCAGGAGCAGATTCAGAAGTACACAGACTGCCTGCAATTCTATGTGAACAACACACTTAAAGAACTGAGGAGGCTTTTTCTCGTTCAGGACCTGGTGGATTCCTTAAAA TTTGCAGTCCTGATGTGGCTCCTGACTTACGTTGGCGCTCTCTTCAATGGCCTGACCCTGCTGCTCATGG CTGTGGTTTCAATGTTTACTCTACCTGTAGTGTATGTTAAGCACCAG GCACAGATTGACCAATATCTGGGACTTGTGAGGACTCACATAAATGCTGTTGTGGCAAA GATTCAGGCTAAAATCCCAGGCGCTAAAAGGCACGCTGAGTAA